A window of Apium graveolens cultivar Ventura chromosome 8, ASM990537v1, whole genome shotgun sequence contains these coding sequences:
- the LOC141677392 gene encoding GPI mannosyltransferase 1 codes for MVDWSSSSRVMTQIDFRSVILFSAFLRIFLIIYGEWQDTHMEVRYTDVDYLVFSDAAALVVLGVSPYKRSTYRYSPLIAYLLTPNSIIHRSWGKVLFSVSDLLVGFFIRSILKLQGVSDKICIYSVMVWLFNPFTFTIGTRGNCEPIICAMVLWIILCLMKGKLVQAAFWYGLVVHLRIYPIIYALPIVLALDPCYFQSGRKPVLRKWSSSDIKAEQSSTTKNVSEAVHRWGVILRLFTKERLQFGLLSGTIFFFFTGIFFYLYELEFLHEALFYHLTRTDPRHNFSIYFYHIYLHYEQEFSLSEKLVSFLPQVIVQLVLISRFKKDLPFCFFLQTVAFVAFNKVITAQYFVWFFCLLPLILPWSSMKLKRGLLCISLWVGAQTHWLLWGYLLEFKGKQVFMYLWVASLLFLAVNTFVLISVIVHHTCSPLFKPLEHVNRTKSTKYKQ; via the exons ATGGTTGACTGGTCTTCATCATCACGAG TGATGACACAGATAGACTTCCGTTCTGTAATCCTGTTTTCAGCATTTCTTCGAATCTTTCTAATTATATATGGAGAATGGCAAGACACTCATATGGAGGTTAGATACACAGATGTCGATTACCTTGTCTTTTCTGATGCTGCTGCCCTTGTGGTTTTGGGAGTCTCTCCTTACAAAAGATCCACATATCGATATTCCCCCTTGATTGCATATCTTCTCACCCCAAATTCAATTATTCACCGGTCATGGGGAAAAGTTCTGTTTTCTGTTTCAG ATCTGCTTGTCGGATTTTTCATCCGGTCAATTCTGAAGCTACAAGGCGTTTCTGATAAAATATGTATATACTCTGTAATGGTATGGCTTTTCAATCCATTTACCTTCACAATTGGAACCCGTGGGAATTGCGAGCCTATTATTTGTGCAATGGTTTTGTGGATTATTTTATGTCTCATGAAAG GTAAGCTGGTACAGGCTGCATTTTGGTACGGTCTCGTTGTCCACCTGAGAATCTATCCTATTATTTATGCACTTCCAATCGTCTTAGCCCTCGACCCTTGCTATTTTCAATCTGGTAGAAAGCCCGTCCTTAGAAAATGGAGTTCTAGTGATATAAAGGCAGAACAGAGTTCAACTACCAAGAATGTATCTGAGGCAGTACACAGATGGGGAGTTATTTTAAGGCTGTTCACTAAAGAAAGATTACAGTTTGGGCTTCTCTCAGGGActattttcttctttttcacagGAATTTTCTTTTACCTGTATGAATTAGAGTTCTTGCACGAGGCCCTATTTTACCATCTTACTCGTACAGATCCGAGGCATAACTTTTCTATATACTTTTATCACATATATCTTCATTATGAACAAGAGTTTTCACTTTCAGAGAAGCTTGTCTCTTTTCTGCCTCAAGTTATAGTGCAGCTTGTTCTCATATCTCGCTTTAAGAAGGACTTGCCTTTCTGTTTCTTTTTGCAGACGGTTGCTTTTGTAGCTTTCAACAAG GTCATAACAGCACAGTATTTTGTATGGTTCTTTTGCCTATTGCCTCTTATACTCCCTTGGAGTAGTATGAAGTTAAAACGGGGCCTACTATGCATTTCTCTGTGGGTTGGAGCGCAAACACACTGGTTACTATGGGGCTACCTTCTTGAATTTAAAGGCAAGCAAGTCTTTATGTACCTCTGGGTGGCAAGTCTATTATTCTTGGCTGTCAATACTTTTGTCCTCATTAGTGTCATCGTCCATCATACATGTTCCCCATTATTCAAGCCTTTGGAGCATGTGAATCGAACGAAATCAACAAAATACAAGCAATGA